The following proteins come from a genomic window of Phnomibacter ginsenosidimutans:
- the ggt gene encoding gamma-glutamyltransferase — MKTIARFASLSFLLLASVQLLQAQPNGFQYQLVKHAEYNKAAVSSAHPLASEAGMYVMQQGGNAVDAAIATQWALAVVYPTAGNIGGGGFMVAHLKGGKNVTIDYREMAPGKATENMYVDATTGKANTRLSQSGHLASGVPGTPAGLFASLKYAKLPMKKLIQPAIDLAEKGFVITEREANRLNNLQQQLERVNTSLPVFYREKKWQAGDTLIQTDLANTLKRIRDKGQAGFYEGETADLIVNEMERGGGIISKADLKNYKAIERTPVVFMYKGYEIISMPPPSSGGILIHQMLKMLENRPLASYGFQTAKSVQLITEVERRAYADRAEHLGDPDYYKVPMKGLVAPAYLQQRMADYDSTKASVSSNIKPGVIKESMETTHLSVMDTEGNAVSVTTTLNGGYGSKVVVGGAGFFLNNEMDDFSVQPGVPNMFGAIGGEANAIAPGKRMLSSMTPTVVLKNNKPFMVVGTPGGTTIITSVLQSIVNVVDYNMNAFDAVNKPKFHHQWQPDEVRVEKDFPLDVRKQLEAMGYKIVESGAWSATEMILVKPNGKLEVVGDKRGDDSVAGW; from the coding sequence ATGAAAACGATTGCTCGTTTTGCATCCTTGTCTTTTTTACTGCTGGCATCAGTTCAGCTGTTGCAGGCACAGCCCAATGGCTTTCAATATCAATTGGTAAAACATGCCGAGTACAACAAAGCGGCAGTGAGCAGTGCTCATCCTTTGGCCAGTGAGGCAGGCATGTATGTAATGCAGCAAGGCGGCAATGCGGTAGATGCGGCCATTGCAACCCAGTGGGCATTGGCTGTGGTGTATCCCACGGCAGGCAATATTGGTGGCGGTGGGTTTATGGTGGCGCACCTCAAAGGCGGCAAAAACGTAACCATTGACTACCGTGAAATGGCCCCGGGCAAAGCCACCGAAAACATGTACGTAGATGCAACAACGGGCAAGGCCAATACCAGATTATCGCAAAGCGGTCACCTGGCCAGCGGTGTGCCGGGTACACCGGCAGGTTTGTTTGCATCGCTCAAATATGCCAAACTGCCTATGAAAAAATTGATTCAACCCGCTATTGATTTGGCAGAAAAAGGGTTTGTAATTACTGAAAGAGAAGCCAACCGCCTGAACAATCTGCAGCAGCAATTGGAGAGAGTGAATACTAGCCTGCCTGTTTTTTACAGAGAAAAGAAATGGCAGGCCGGCGATACCTTGATACAAACCGATTTGGCCAATACCCTCAAACGCATTCGTGACAAAGGCCAGGCGGGTTTTTACGAAGGCGAAACCGCCGATTTGATTGTGAATGAAATGGAACGTGGCGGCGGAATCATCAGCAAAGCCGATTTAAAAAATTACAAAGCCATAGAAAGAACGCCGGTTGTATTTATGTACAAGGGCTACGAAATCATTTCGATGCCGCCCCCCAGCAGCGGCGGCATACTCATTCATCAAATGCTGAAGATGCTGGAAAACCGGCCACTGGCCAGCTATGGTTTTCAAACGGCAAAAAGTGTGCAGCTCATTACCGAAGTTGAACGTCGTGCCTATGCCGACCGTGCCGAACACTTAGGCGACCCCGACTATTACAAAGTACCGATGAAAGGATTGGTTGCCCCTGCCTATTTGCAGCAACGCATGGCCGATTATGACAGCACCAAAGCATCAGTAAGCAGTAACATTAAACCCGGAGTGATTAAAGAAAGCATGGAAACCACCCACCTGAGTGTGATGGATACGGAAGGCAATGCAGTAAGTGTAACCACTACCCTCAACGGTGGGTATGGCAGCAAAGTGGTTGTAGGTGGTGCCGGCTTTTTTCTCAACAACGAAATGGACGACTTCAGTGTGCAACCGGGCGTACCCAACATGTTTGGCGCCATTGGTGGCGAAGCCAATGCCATTGCCCCGGGCAAAAGAATGCTGAGCAGCATGACTCCCACTGTGGTACTGAAAAACAACAAACCATTTATGGTGGTAGGAACACCCGGTGGTACTACCATCATTACATCCGTTTTGCAAAGCATCGTTAATGTGGTGGACTACAACATGAATGCTTTTGATGCAGTAAACAAACCAAAATTTCACCATCAGTGGCAACCCGATGAAGTACGGGTGGAAAAAGATTTTCCGCTGGATGTACGCAAACAGCTGGAAGCCATGGGCTACAAAATTGTAGAAAGTGGCGCCTGGAGTGCTACCGAAATGATTTTGGTAAAACCCAACGGCAAACTGGAAGTAGTGGGCGACAAACGCGGCGACGACAGTGTGGCCGGTTGGTAA
- a CDS encoding DUF6263 family protein, whose product MKQFCQALLLLLLVAATGCREGKYDLRFQPADDSRYRLQTDVSGKVTIKMLGQELKQPMNTRISSLLRFDTLPDGNTQVAFAYEDYNLSQGKDKTMFSLDSLSQKDSAALRVMDMMTGIEFTATISPKGQVLTKVSTDSLWKVVEAGLQPLEEQLRKQLATALRPLINDDMMSGMLEQCFYVLPGKKVNDGAKWKNQIRMKAIFTMVINNDFELKSVKNGIAEIALTSTITNADQQVAMPGLALASPPSLGQPKDNTAFDIMGMKLDADFKGKQQGLIYVNLGTGLMQTARLQQQLSGIFKINSIEIPMDMDMKIDYKLDGL is encoded by the coding sequence ATGAAACAATTTTGTCAAGCATTACTCTTGTTGCTGTTGGTAGCTGCTACTGGCTGCCGCGAAGGAAAATACGATTTGCGTTTTCAGCCTGCTGATGATTCCCGCTACCGGCTGCAAACAGATGTTAGTGGCAAGGTGACCATTAAAATGCTGGGACAAGAGTTGAAGCAGCCCATGAATACCCGCATTAGTAGTTTGCTACGGTTTGATACCCTGCCCGATGGCAACACACAGGTGGCTTTTGCCTATGAGGATTACAACCTGAGTCAGGGGAAGGATAAAACCATGTTTTCGCTAGACAGTCTTTCGCAGAAAGATTCAGCTGCTTTGCGGGTAATGGATATGATGACGGGAATTGAGTTCACGGCAACTATTTCACCCAAAGGTCAAGTGCTGACAAAAGTATCTACCGATAGTTTGTGGAAAGTAGTGGAAGCTGGCTTACAGCCCTTGGAAGAACAGCTACGCAAGCAACTGGCTACTGCACTTCGCCCATTGATAAATGACGACATGATGAGCGGCATGCTGGAGCAATGTTTTTATGTGTTGCCCGGCAAAAAAGTAAACGATGGTGCCAAATGGAAAAATCAGATTCGGATGAAGGCCATTTTTACCATGGTTATCAATAACGATTTTGAATTGAAGTCGGTGAAAAATGGGATCGCAGAAATAGCGCTGACATCAACCATTACTAATGCTGATCAGCAGGTGGCCATGCCCGGTTTGGCTTTGGCTAGTCCGCCTTCATTGGGCCAGCCCAAAGACAATACGGCATTCGACATCATGGGTATGAAACTGGATGCAGATTTTAAGGGCAAACAACAAGGCTTGATTTATGTTAACCTTGGCACGGGCTTGATGCAAACAGCTCGTTTGCAGCAACAGTTGTCTGGTATTTTTAAAATCAATTCCATTGAAATTCCTATGGATATGGACATGAAGATTGATTACAAACTGGATGGTTTATAG
- the dnaG gene encoding DNA primase, which produces MISQETVQRIINSINVLEVVGDFVQLKRRGANYLGLCPFHGEKTPSFTVSPSKEIYKCFGCGKSGNSISFLMEHEKLGYAEALRWLAKKYNIEIQETEVDPEYKERQQTADSLYIINQYAQKYFAEQLWENEMGQAVAYSYLQQRGFTDETMRKFGLGYCLNERDAFTKDALHNQYNKELLLKTGLVSQRDYGLQDNYRDRIIFPIHNHIGKIIGFGARLIKNRDNAPKYINTPENELYVKSKILYGIYFARQAIEKRDECLLVEGYTDVISLNQAGVENVVASGGTSLTPDQLRLIKRYTKHLTILYDGDAAGIKAALRGLDLALAEGLYVRLVLLPNGEDPDSYVQKVGKDEFNEYINNNKKDFILFQTELALKEAGNDSQKRSEVVNRIAESISKIDKAEDFSRQQDYIRQSASLLKVDEEGLINLVNKYIREKLQKEQRKNLPDQSPLQEAETMPDEVVDANLALLLTNELQERAVVKSLLLYGLLPLQEESEETVAQFIFNSLENFHFDNTELEKVYLLYKSWYDAGLEPTEKSFVYYPDEALNRLVISLLEFPYEISPKWEEMIQSRRMSDIEQSRKDANLSVSYFKLRKLKQMLEQNQQELEHEKDPLVQQQLIELHIELKKFEREITSVLGTVILK; this is translated from the coding sequence GTGATTAGTCAGGAAACCGTACAGCGCATTATCAACAGCATCAACGTCCTCGAAGTAGTGGGCGATTTTGTGCAGCTCAAAAGAAGGGGCGCCAATTACCTTGGCCTCTGCCCTTTTCATGGCGAAAAAACACCTTCGTTTACGGTCTCTCCTTCCAAAGAAATATACAAGTGTTTTGGCTGTGGCAAAAGCGGCAACTCCATCAGCTTTTTAATGGAGCACGAAAAGCTGGGCTATGCAGAAGCCCTGCGTTGGCTGGCTAAAAAATACAATATCGAAATTCAGGAAACGGAAGTTGATCCTGAATACAAAGAAAGACAGCAAACGGCCGACAGCCTGTACATCATCAACCAGTATGCGCAAAAATATTTTGCAGAGCAGCTTTGGGAAAATGAGATGGGCCAGGCAGTGGCATACAGCTATTTACAACAGCGGGGTTTTACCGACGAAACCATGCGAAAGTTTGGTTTGGGCTATTGCCTCAACGAAAGGGATGCATTTACCAAAGACGCATTGCACAATCAGTACAATAAAGAGTTGCTACTGAAAACCGGTTTGGTATCGCAGCGGGATTATGGCCTGCAAGACAATTACCGCGACAGGATTATTTTTCCCATTCACAACCACATTGGTAAAATCATTGGCTTTGGTGCCCGTCTCATTAAAAACAGAGACAATGCACCGAAGTATATCAATACACCAGAGAATGAACTGTATGTAAAAAGTAAAATTCTCTACGGTATTTATTTTGCCCGTCAAGCCATTGAGAAAAGAGATGAATGCTTGCTGGTAGAAGGTTATACAGACGTTATTAGTTTGAACCAGGCCGGTGTAGAAAACGTGGTGGCCAGTGGTGGTACTTCATTAACACCCGACCAGCTCAGGCTGATAAAACGTTACACCAAGCATCTTACCATTTTGTACGATGGTGATGCTGCGGGTATCAAAGCGGCCTTGCGTGGTTTGGACTTGGCACTGGCCGAAGGTTTGTATGTACGTTTGGTACTGTTGCCCAATGGCGAAGACCCAGACAGCTATGTACAAAAAGTGGGCAAAGATGAATTCAACGAATACATCAATAACAACAAGAAAGACTTCATTCTTTTTCAGACAGAACTGGCGCTGAAAGAAGCAGGCAATGACTCCCAAAAAAGAAGTGAGGTAGTCAACCGCATTGCAGAAAGCATTAGCAAAATTGATAAGGCTGAAGACTTCTCCCGCCAGCAAGATTACATCCGCCAATCAGCAAGTTTGCTGAAGGTAGACGAGGAAGGTTTGATTAACCTCGTCAACAAGTACATCCGGGAAAAACTGCAGAAAGAGCAGCGTAAAAACCTGCCCGATCAATCGCCATTGCAAGAGGCAGAAACAATGCCCGATGAAGTGGTGGATGCCAACCTTGCATTGCTGCTCACCAACGAACTGCAAGAACGTGCCGTGGTGAAAAGCCTGCTGCTGTATGGCTTGCTGCCCCTGCAGGAAGAAAGTGAAGAAACTGTAGCACAGTTCATTTTCAACAGCCTCGAAAACTTTCATTTCGATAATACCGAATTGGAAAAAGTGTACCTGCTCTACAAAAGCTGGTACGATGCCGGATTGGAGCCTACCGAAAAATCTTTCGTGTACTACCCCGATGAAGCACTCAACCGCCTGGTGATTTCGCTGCTGGAGTTTCCATACGAAATCAGCCCCAAATGGGAGGAGATGATTCAGAGCCGCCGCATGTCGGATATTGAGCAAAGCCGGAAAGATGCCAACTTATCGGTGAGTTATTTTAAGCTGCGCAAACTGAAACAAATGCTGGAGCAAAACCAACAGGAGCTGGAGCATGAAAAAGATCCATTGGTACAGCAGCAGTTGATTGAACTGCACATTGAGCTCAAAAAGTTTGAACGGGAAATTACTTCTGTACTGGGTACGGTTATCCTGAAATAA
- a CDS encoding class IV adenylate cyclase: MAAHLNVEIKATCDDLEKARAVLMAAGADFKGTDHQTDVYFNCPNGRLKLRRGNIEYSLIFYARENSATPKGSAVNMTQLHGDSHDLQSVLAAAWGVKVAVHKAREIYFIDNVKFHLDNVEGLGTFVEIEAIDIDGNIGAAKLHEQCNHYMQLLDIQPSHLLTHSYSDMLEKQ; encoded by the coding sequence ATGGCAGCACACCTGAATGTAGAAATTAAAGCAACTTGCGACGATTTAGAAAAAGCCAGGGCCGTTCTTATGGCGGCGGGAGCCGATTTCAAAGGCACCGATCATCAAACCGATGTGTATTTTAACTGTCCCAACGGGCGGCTTAAACTTCGCCGTGGCAATATTGAGTATTCACTTATTTTTTATGCAAGGGAAAACAGTGCCACACCCAAAGGTTCTGCTGTAAACATGACACAACTGCATGGCGATAGTCATGACTTACAATCGGTGCTGGCAGCTGCTTGGGGCGTAAAAGTAGCCGTGCACAAAGCCAGAGAAATATACTTTATCGACAATGTGAAATTTCACCTGGACAATGTAGAAGGATTGGGCACTTTTGTTGAAATAGAAGCCATTGATATAGATGGAAATATTGGCGCAGCCAAGCTTCATGAGCAGTGCAATCACTACATGCAGTTGCTGGATATTCAGCCTTCACATTTGCTTACACATTCGTACAGCGATATGCTGGAAAAGCAATAG
- a CDS encoding glycoside hydrolase family 28 protein — MKKIVRYVLGCCLLLVGHAGMSQQVFNVQAFGAKGDGKSNDAAAFQKAIDACHKAGGGRVLVPASKTFLCGPFQLKSNVEFHVAANAVVKASPDEQLYKVSAFRKNPGEGTIWIGAEKVENLSLTGTGTIDGNGIAFMGAEEADAYVLKPFHVLDPRPHVLTIIGGKNIRIRDVHIGNSAYWTIHLIGCDDVVISGITLKNSLKVRNSDGIDIDHSKNVRISDCYIESGDDCICLKNRREFEEFGVCENIVVTNCTMTSRSCAIKIGSENMDTIRQVLVNNCIIKNSNRGVGIQHRDEGVVTDVVFSNMIIESRLFSDVWWGKAEPIYITAFKRAKVNHKDANWRFPAGATEGRVGVVRNITFSNIKCVGENGVFVSAETADKIKDIFFDGVDVQLHKTTSLPGGLYDRRPCEADGFVTGSTSGFYFDKASNIRLRNCSVSWGTQLPAYFNYAVESYAVADLLIQNLSGTAAKATLPAVKEVQ, encoded by the coding sequence ATGAAAAAAATCGTTCGATACGTTTTAGGATGCTGCTTATTGCTAGTTGGTCATGCAGGCATGAGCCAGCAGGTGTTTAATGTGCAGGCTTTTGGTGCCAAAGGCGATGGCAAAAGCAATGACGCCGCTGCGTTTCAAAAAGCTATAGATGCCTGCCATAAGGCGGGTGGTGGCAGGGTACTGGTGCCTGCATCTAAAACCTTTTTGTGTGGACCATTTCAACTGAAGTCGAATGTAGAATTTCATGTTGCGGCGAATGCAGTGGTGAAAGCGAGTCCGGATGAGCAGTTGTATAAGGTATCAGCTTTCAGGAAAAACCCGGGTGAAGGCACCATTTGGATTGGTGCTGAAAAGGTAGAGAACCTTAGCCTGACAGGAACCGGTACAATTGATGGTAACGGTATTGCATTTATGGGTGCTGAAGAAGCGGACGCTTACGTGTTGAAACCTTTTCATGTGCTCGATCCAAGACCACATGTGCTCACAATTATTGGCGGCAAAAACATCCGCATTCGTGATGTGCATATTGGTAATTCAGCTTATTGGACCATACACCTGATTGGTTGCGATGATGTGGTGATTTCGGGCATCACGCTGAAAAATAGTTTAAAGGTGCGCAACAGTGATGGCATTGATATTGACCACAGCAAAAATGTTCGCATCAGCGATTGCTATATCGAAAGCGGCGATGATTGTATTTGCTTGAAAAACAGAAGGGAGTTTGAAGAGTTTGGCGTATGCGAAAACATTGTGGTTACCAATTGCACCATGACTTCCCGCAGCTGCGCCATCAAGATTGGTTCTGAAAACATGGATACCATACGGCAGGTGTTGGTGAACAATTGCATCATTAAAAACAGCAACCGGGGTGTAGGCATTCAGCATCGTGATGAGGGTGTGGTGACTGATGTCGTTTTTTCCAACATGATTATTGAAAGCCGTTTGTTCAGCGATGTATGGTGGGGTAAAGCAGAGCCTATTTACATCACTGCATTTAAAAGGGCTAAAGTGAACCACAAAGATGCTAACTGGCGATTTCCTGCAGGAGCGACTGAAGGCCGGGTGGGCGTGGTGCGCAACATTACATTTAGCAACATCAAATGTGTGGGTGAAAACGGTGTGTTTGTAAGTGCCGAGACTGCAGATAAAATCAAGGATATCTTTTTTGATGGCGTAGATGTACAACTCCACAAAACCACCAGTCTGCCGGGAGGTTTGTACGACCGCCGCCCTTGTGAAGCAGATGGATTTGTAACAGGTTCCACTTCTGGTTTTTATTTTGATAAGGCCAGCAATATTCGTTTGCGAAACTGTAGTGTAAGTTGGGGCACTCAGCTACCTGCCTATTTCAATTATGCTGTAGAAAGCTATGCAGTAGCGGATTTACTCATTCAAAATTTATCGGGTACGGCAGCTAAAGCAACGTTGCCTGCTGTAAAAGAAGTGCAATAG
- a CDS encoding GH92 family glycosyl hydrolase: MSRTLEYAFDDYALATIAKQLGFQKDAAQLQKSASNYRNVFDKQVGMMNGRYANGSWYQPFQPDVRLPFITEGTARQYSFYVPHAVQDLATLMGGSAALESALDSLFTKAEYWHGNEPGHQIPFMYNFTASPWKTQLHVRDILLTEYSDGAGGLSGNDDAGQMSAWYVFAAMGFYPLNPVNAEYMLCAPLFDSIDIQLPAGKSFSIRCSKKSAEDQYIQNVRWNGKLYSKNYITHAMIANGGVLEIQFGSKPTTWGSKPENRSAEKW, encoded by the coding sequence GTGAGCCGCACCTTGGAATATGCTTTCGATGATTATGCATTAGCTACTATTGCAAAGCAGTTGGGCTTTCAAAAAGATGCAGCACAACTACAAAAGAGTGCCAGCAATTATAGAAATGTTTTTGATAAGCAGGTAGGCATGATGAATGGCCGATACGCCAATGGCAGTTGGTATCAACCATTTCAACCAGATGTACGATTGCCGTTTATTACAGAAGGCACAGCAAGGCAGTACAGCTTTTATGTACCGCATGCCGTGCAAGACCTTGCCACGCTAATGGGCGGTTCTGCTGCATTGGAAAGCGCTTTAGATAGTTTGTTTACCAAAGCTGAATATTGGCATGGCAACGAACCCGGCCATCAAATTCCGTTTATGTACAATTTCACGGCTTCGCCCTGGAAAACACAACTGCATGTACGTGATATCTTATTGACTGAGTACAGCGATGGTGCCGGTGGACTAAGTGGCAATGATGATGCAGGGCAAATGAGTGCCTGGTATGTGTTTGCCGCCATGGGGTTTTATCCGCTTAATCCGGTGAATGCTGAATACATGTTGTGTGCACCTTTATTTGATTCCATTGATATTCAACTGCCGGCTGGGAAAAGTTTTTCTATTCGGTGCAGTAAAAAAAGTGCCGAAGATCAATACATACAAAATGTTCGCTGGAACGGTAAACTGTACTCAAAAAATTATATCACCCATGCCATGATTGCAAACGGTGGTGTGTTGGAAATTCAGTTTGGTAGTAAGCCCACCACTTGGGGTAGTAAGCCCGAAAATCGTTCTGCAGAAAAATGGTAA
- a CDS encoding glycoside hydrolase domain-containing protein encodes MRSKLLAKPFVVVLLLLCRQAVAQPLWQYVQPMAGTAPATTPAAVKHSEAGGTEKNANTIPAVGWPFGMTQWVPETRTTETKCIPPYLYTDQQLTGFRATHWISGSCMQDYGSFTIVPVVGKLRTTAAAYATPLEHASEQSDPTQYNIRTQSYAAALTGTLRAGIMEFTMLQDDSLYLLLIPNTDYAKGFASVDATTGTMQGRNDVHRIYQGWGKPAGFSGWMYASTDIAPGVAGSFVQEKIFFNASVHEVKGMGVFVGYHLRKGERVTLRMGTSFTSIENARQNLQAEIGTASWASIQQQAAAEWQQALGTIRVTTSNEQWKRIFYTSLYHSFQQPRLMNDENGAYPKFSGNGEVMQLQQGNYYDDFSMWDIYRAQLPLLSIVDTSLTNSFVRSMILKAEQGKWLPIFPCWNSYTSAMIGDHVTAFIASAYNRGLRNYDVLKAYGYMRRNAFEVADSLSYVNGVGRRAMDSWLRYDYIPMEDSVPIAFHKKSK; translated from the coding sequence ATGCGGAGCAAATTGTTGGCCAAGCCTTTTGTTGTTGTGCTGTTGCTGCTTTGCCGGCAAGCAGTAGCACAACCATTGTGGCAATATGTGCAACCCATGGCGGGCACTGCGCCAGCCACTACACCTGCTGCTGTAAAACACAGCGAAGCTGGTGGTACCGAAAAGAATGCCAACACCATTCCTGCGGTGGGTTGGCCCTTTGGCATGACACAGTGGGTACCTGAAACTCGTACCACAGAAACCAAGTGTATTCCACCTTATCTCTACACCGATCAGCAACTTACGGGCTTTCGGGCAACGCACTGGATTAGTGGCTCCTGCATGCAAGATTATGGCAGCTTTACTATAGTGCCGGTAGTAGGCAAACTGCGGACAACAGCAGCAGCATATGCTACTCCTCTTGAGCATGCCAGTGAACAATCGGACCCAACACAATACAACATACGTACACAGAGTTATGCTGCTGCATTGACAGGTACACTCCGGGCTGGCATTATGGAATTTACCATGTTGCAAGATGATAGTTTGTACCTCTTGTTGATTCCAAATACGGATTATGCAAAAGGCTTTGCCAGTGTAGATGCAACCACAGGAACCATGCAGGGGCGAAACGATGTGCACCGCATTTATCAGGGATGGGGTAAGCCTGCCGGTTTTAGCGGATGGATGTATGCATCGACAGACATAGCGCCTGGCGTAGCAGGTTCTTTTGTACAGGAAAAAATATTCTTCAATGCATCAGTTCATGAGGTAAAAGGAATGGGTGTTTTTGTGGGTTATCATTTGCGTAAAGGCGAAAGGGTTACGCTTCGCATGGGTACCTCTTTTACCAGCATTGAAAATGCCCGGCAAAACTTACAGGCTGAAATTGGCACTGCTTCGTGGGCAAGCATTCAACAACAAGCCGCTGCTGAGTGGCAGCAGGCTTTGGGCACCATTCGGGTGACAACCAGCAATGAACAATGGAAGCGGATATTTTATACTTCGTTGTACCATAGTTTTCAGCAGCCCCGCTTAATGAATGATGAGAATGGAGCTTATCCGAAATTTTCGGGCAATGGAGAAGTAATGCAGTTGCAACAGGGCAATTACTACGACGATTTTTCGATGTGGGATATTTACCGGGCACAACTACCGCTGTTGAGTATTGTGGATACATCATTGACAAACAGCTTTGTCCGCTCCATGATTTTGAAAGCAGAACAAGGCAAATGGTTGCCTATTTTTCCTTGCTGGAATAGTTATACCAGTGCCATGATTGGCGATCATGTAACTGCATTTATTGCATCGGCATATAACCGGGGCCTACGCAATTATGATGTACTAAAAGCATACGGCTACATGCGGCGCAATGCTTTTGAAGTAGCCGATAGTTTGTCTTATGTAAATGGTGTTGGCCGACGTGCCATGGATTCCTGGCTTAGGTATGACTACATTCCAATGGAAGACAGTGTGCCCATCGCATTTCACAAAAAGAGCAAGTGA
- a CDS encoding glycoside hydrolase family 97 protein has protein sequence MIAQQASQVSSPDKSIAVNIWLSKGQLQYAVFRQQAEVLQPSLLGLSTSAGNFVTQLQWVSASKPMLVQETYNMVNAKKQNIRYVANEIKVVVKNAQQQSMHVVFRVSNDGVAFRYVLPWINSTTTILEEHTTYALSTAAKGWLQPMSVAKTGWEHCHPSYEEKYMMGIAAGTPSPMAGWVYPALFKTGNNWLIITETDMDGRYCGTRLSNDSGKAIYKVTYPDPREVFTNLGHLPQYSSAMQSPWRILTIGTMASIAQSTLGTDLAPAAAKKDYSFVQPGKASWSWINSKDDFIVYDEQKRYIDYAAQMKWQYCLIDADWDTKIGYEKVQELAKYAATKNVGLLLWYNSAGDWNTVKYHPKGLLLTKESRQQEFARLQAMGIKGIKIDFFGGDGQSMMQYYIDILEDAADYKLLINFHGATLPRGWHKTYPHLMTAEAIYGMEMVTFEQSAADNQPAHCTVIPFTRNAFDPMDFTPMNLYRLTHSKSIRRTSGAFELALSVLFLSGIQHYAENPDGMRQVPVFVQEFLQQLPNHWEDVRLLQGFPGKEVVMARKSGNKWYIAGINGEAKAKSWALNLHQFGKSTATIITDVENGQLFGQQTINIHQAPQQLSVKGYGGFVMVLE, from the coding sequence GTGATAGCACAACAGGCTAGCCAGGTGAGCAGTCCCGATAAGTCTATTGCCGTCAACATCTGGCTCTCGAAAGGTCAGTTGCAATATGCTGTTTTCCGGCAGCAGGCCGAAGTGTTGCAGCCTTCATTGCTTGGCTTATCAACCAGTGCCGGCAATTTTGTAACACAGCTGCAATGGGTGAGTGCCAGCAAACCCATGTTGGTACAAGAAACGTACAACATGGTCAATGCCAAGAAGCAAAACATTCGCTATGTAGCCAATGAAATAAAAGTGGTGGTCAAAAATGCGCAGCAGCAATCCATGCACGTGGTATTTAGGGTAAGCAATGATGGCGTGGCTTTTCGATATGTATTGCCATGGATCAATTCAACAACAACCATACTAGAGGAGCACACTACTTATGCATTGAGCACTGCTGCCAAAGGCTGGTTGCAACCTATGAGTGTGGCCAAAACAGGATGGGAACATTGCCATCCTTCTTACGAAGAAAAATACATGATGGGCATTGCGGCTGGTACGCCATCACCCATGGCAGGTTGGGTGTACCCGGCTTTGTTTAAAACCGGCAACAACTGGCTGATCATTACCGAAACAGACATGGACGGCCGCTATTGTGGTACAAGGCTTAGCAACGATTCCGGAAAAGCGATATACAAAGTCACCTATCCCGACCCCCGTGAAGTATTTACCAATCTGGGCCACTTGCCACAATACAGTTCGGCTATGCAATCGCCATGGCGTATTCTCACTATTGGTACTATGGCGAGCATTGCGCAATCTACACTTGGTACAGACCTGGCACCTGCTGCAGCCAAAAAAGATTACAGCTTTGTGCAACCGGGCAAAGCATCGTGGAGCTGGATCAATTCGAAAGATGATTTCATTGTATATGATGAGCAAAAAAGATACATCGATTACGCTGCGCAAATGAAGTGGCAATACTGCCTCATCGATGCAGACTGGGACACAAAAATTGGGTATGAAAAAGTGCAGGAGTTGGCGAAGTATGCGGCTACTAAAAATGTAGGGCTATTGCTGTGGTACAATTCTGCCGGCGATTGGAACACAGTAAAATATCATCCCAAAGGATTGTTGCTCACAAAAGAAAGCCGGCAGCAGGAGTTTGCCCGATTGCAAGCCATGGGTATAAAAGGTATCAAGATTGATTTTTTTGGTGGCGACGGACAATCGATGATGCAGTATTACATTGACATTTTGGAAGACGCAGCGGATTATAAATTACTCATCAATTTTCACGGAGCCACACTTCCACGTGGCTGGCACAAAACTTATCCTCACCTCATGACGGCAGAAGCCATCTACGGTATGGAAATGGTCACCTTTGAGCAATCGGCCGCCGACAATCAACCTGCACATTGCACAGTCATTCCTTTCACCCGGAATGCTTTTGATCCCATGGATTTTACGCCCATGAATTTGTACAGGTTAACACATTCTAAATCAATCCGTCGTACTTCCGGTGCTTTCGAACTGGCCTTGTCTGTTTTGTTTTTGTCGGGTATTCAGCACTATGCAGAAAACCCCGATGGTATGCGTCAGGTGCCTGTGTTTGTGCAGGAGTTTTTGCAGCAATTGCCCAATCATTGGGAGGATGTGCGTTTGCTGCAAGGCTTTCCCGGAAAAGAAGTGGTGATGGCGAGAAAGAGCGGCAACAAATGGTACATCGCTGGCATCAACGGTGAGGCAAAAGCCAAGAGCTGGGCATTGAATCTGCATCAGTTTGGAAAGTCGACAGCGACCATTATTACAGATGTAGAAAATGGTCAGTTGTTTGGTCAGCAAACAATCAACATTCATCAGGCACCGCAACAGCTTTCCGTAAAAGGTTATGGTGGCTTTGTAATGGTGCTCGAATAA